gttaacttcaaattcaaggaccttttaagGACTTTGCAGGcctaataccctcaaattcaaggagtaAATGTGAGGACACATTTCTAGTAAGAgaaaggttacattgtgttaccttttaagatacattgttacagttctctttcaagggaactcgcgctgcgtcactgcggtgacacattgtggacgcctccaggggtaagtgcgtctgaatgtatatcaaattcaaccaatggtgaggtttaacgacaaagacagggtgacacgggagccaggaagtatatcgctatctgaaatattggcAAAGATGgagttacagggacgcaggaagtatggcaagggaaacgcagcgtctcgttcccttctcagggaacaacagttacatacgtaacctgagacgttttcatgtgtcaaacacaactatgccaaaagcattttagtatgaatcaacatttgcatacagaagatataagcatttaaagtgaacagtttagcacgtgtgcttaaaagtctagaattttcccagggccttgaattatttccccaagattcacaaacttataaggacccgtgggaaccctgattaaAAGACCCCATTTAGGAATCAAAACCACGTtttaagtaaaacaaaataatctcAAGTATTTTATTTGCATATAATGAACTGTGCTGTACTCTTTATCTCCTCCCACCGTACGCTTCCAAGACAGAAAGGCTGTTCAGGAAAGACTTTTTGAAAATTTGAAGAATGTAATACTAATCTATAATAGGTGCCCAAGATTAACATAAGATTGGCAGAAACCTTGTGACCTATAAAAGTAGTTTATCAGGTTGCTTAAGTCCAGGTGAACTTGTTTATGTGTATTTGGTGCCAACTACCAAATATTTATGCGTGTATGGTTTGATTGACATGTGAAAGTCTAGAGCTTATGAGATGACATCATTTATTACGAGGCAGAAAAGTCTTATATTGAGGACAATGCGGTGAATATAAAATGTAGAAGTTATGAATGCATATATTCAAATGTCAAGCAACACAAACTGTTATGTTGTGCTAATAAAAACAGGTCCTTATTGTATTGGACATGTTGTATTGAAAGCACCTTCAGCATTCAGTTCCAGATTTTGAGGAAGCTGTCCCAGGACCCTGTAGCCACTGCCATACCATCATCAGTTACACCCAGACAGCTTACTCGGTTGTCGTGGCCGGCCAGAACACCTGCAAAAGCCCATTTTCACTAAACCGTATCATCTTAATGACAACACTGTCCAAAAGGataaaccctttgaaattatgAAAGTACAAAACCGCACACATTCAATATCGAATGTTGAGGTTCTGAACACTTACATTTGGAAATACTTTACATGCAGTGTATGTGAAAGTGACAAACCAATGTGGCATGTTGTCAGTGAAGTgcatgaaataaaagaaaggtaTTGTGTGCTAACAGGAATTAAAAACCTGCTCGACCTGTTTTCAAGGTCACGTCGCCGTGCGTTTCTGATGCGAGCGTGCATGCGTGTTTGAAGGGTTTAGTATCTCACCAGCGCGGTCGGCCTTCAGGGTGTCCCACACGTTGCAGTTAAAGTCGTCGTAGCCGGCGAGCAACAGGCGGCCGCTCTTGGAGAAGGCCACGGAGGTTATGCCGCAGATGATGTTGTCGTGGGAGTAAACCATGAGCTCCTGGTCGGCACGCAGGTCAAAGAGGCGGCAGGTGGCGTCATCGGAGCCGGTGGCAAAAGCGTTGCCATTAGGGAAGAACTGCAGAAGGgaaacatttagttttttttaccttcacaTGATTTGTCTTTGCTGAAATCACGTCGGAAATACTCACACAAATGGCATTGATGTCGGACTCGTGGCCGGTGAAGGTCTGTCTGCACATGCCCTCACGGATGTCCCAGAGTTTAGCAGAAGCGTCGCAGGCACCGGACACAAACAGCCTGGTGTCTGGAGCCAGAGAGAGGCTCATGACATCGCCGGTGTGGCCGGCGAAAGTGGTCGTCTGCTGACCGGTCTCGATGTCCCAGAGAGCACTGCAAGGCACATCATAATAAAGATTTTACAAATTATGTACACtgggtgggtgattctcacgaaaccattgaaacaccacggcactaatgattttagctttaaaatgtgtaatatagtaacattaaaaagcatcagaattaacacaatactgtgttctaccttgcacaatgtgtgatttcaacataagaatttataattggaaattttatctcattttctgctgaaattctcattaccgcaatgtgtccggctgtgtttgaacatgcgttatgttgtaatttaatcaaattaacacaaaaacattaagaaaaaaaataaatggatgttttgctagactactttagatgacagaaaaaatatttactgaatattcatgtataataataatgaagaaaaattaaaaaaatgatgtgtccatgcctgatgttctcatcctccgcaacactttttgagaacagtttaagcacacatacagaattttaataaagtttgattttgagtgaccaagcacatggaccagttacttcaagatggctaccaggtaagatcattttttacagttaatttgaaatattgtcttgtcagaatgcttacacgacattttgattatcattaccgcaacagatgcttattaaatgttaatttaattaatagaagcataatactttgattttaaatgcatgtgcagaatctccaaattatgttctttcaggtttgtcatgtcattttgaaaatatgtcagtgttgatgttttctgactgttgcggtaatgagattttttaggactcattttttaaattatgttacaaaaagtgttaaatgataagtaaaagtttttaaattaatgttcccatttactccagactttgtttttcaatgtctggtgggaaaaaagtacatttaagcaatttttacattttcatgcttgacatttttaaaaccaagttttcgtgagaatcacccaaacaGGGAATcatttggatttttttccagaaaacttcttgcataaaatagattcaaagacacctgtatctatgtatgcaagttttcaaaaacttcccagggccttaaatcccccccccccacattcacaaacttttaaaggattttaaggacccgtgggaaccctgtgtacAAGTTCCTAAATGCAAGTAGGAGCTGAACAGTCAGTCTGAGATCTGACTCATAAGGGACACGTGCAGTTCCTCTTACTCACCAGGTGGTGTCGCCAGAACTTGTAACAATCTGGTTGTCATCAAGGAAGCGGCAGCAGGAGAGGTATCCTGTAGACAACAGGAAGTGTGTTACATATCTGAAACAAACCAACTTTCACACCCAGAGCAACATTTCACTAAACGTCGCCCCACCTGCAACTAAACCGACTCTGTGAAACCTCAAGAAATGACTACTCCCCCAAATtcataaagttatattttgcataaaaaaacaaGCGCCATCTGTAACAAACACTAAACTAATGCAAGAAATCATTTGTTGTGCAAAAATCGAAATGGTTTCAACTGGGGTGAAATATGACCCATAATTTATGTTGATGTCCTCTTTAGGGTCTATCAGATCAGATTTCCATTTAAGACAGTGCTAAAAACAAGTGTAGATTCACTGCATATTTATAACGTCGAGGCCAAAACACGCAAAAAGCACATCATGTATCCTGTGTGTCCGGCCAGCTCGCGGCTAACACGCACGTTCCCCTCGCGAGTCTTCAGGCTGTAAATGGAGCAGATGTTGTCCAGTCCTCCGCAGGCCACGTAATTACCTGAAGGAGCGTAGGCACAGGTCATCACCCAGGATGAGCGCAGAGGAATGGCATGGACCTGAAAGAATAAAAAAAGACAGGAAGTGACCAAGATGTGAGAAGAGTAACAGGAAGTAAACATCTATTGTTGAAACTGATCATTGTAGACGGCACTGTTCAGATGTGTTGCGTTTTAAATGCTTTAATGCAATGGCGCAAGTAAACATGACTAGGACTCTCTCATCACTAAGTTTCAATTATATAATATAGTCTCAAACTATATGGTTTCAGTTTAGACACGTCATATTTTGTACCTTATTTGTGGTGTAACTGTCCCAGATAATGAGTTTTCCATCCTGGGAGGCACTGACCAGAAGCCTGTACAGAAAATACAAAATCACAGGTCAGTGATGTAGATGTTAAAGCCTGCATTATGCATAAATATCGAAGCAATGTTGCTTTTCCTCGATGGCAGTCTTGGCTGTAACGAAATGCTTAGACACAACACCTACAGACCAATcactaaatataaatacaataaaaaacacaaggttTGAGTGTTACGGGTGACACAACAACAACCCACTTATGTGAAAGGGAAACCCCTCACACATCGCactataagttttttttttacatgtctTATAAACAAGGGGTGTCTCAAACCGCACCCTGGTGCAGTAGCTGGTGTATAGCACAGGAAGTTTTTAGGGCGGATTCACAGTCTAAATTGTTCTAGTGCATTGAAACATActttaaaaacaagaaaacattaGCACACTGTCTTAACCAACTGGAAATATTGACCAGAAAAACAAATGTATAATGACAAAGTCTTATTgtctgtaaaataaattaagtttGTAGTTATCTTTCATTCAACAtgcataaaaagaaaacaaatactacaaatatttaagtatttcaaacaaacaagggtaaaatttaatttttttaaattgttaagCAATTGTAAAATTTTATTTGCTTAACCTTTAAATCAATTGGTGCATATGTTAATGCTTCATAAATAACTTATGACACGCACATATGTGACCATAAAATCTGTCAATTTTCTGAAATTGAAATGTATACAtcagctaaataaataagctttccattctATTCCATGTATGGTTAcagtgggtctcattcactaataattgtgTACTTTTCTCGTATTTATACACACAACTTCTCATGAAAACTTTCTGCCTAATTCAAAACATGAAATagtttttatacttttttatacttATTCTTATgttagtgaatttggagtgttctaCATGAGCGGCAGCATGCACGAGGTTGgcaatttgcataaaacacgcccaaaccagctccatataagggCTTTCCGCAGCGCTGGTAAACAGAAAACTTTAGAGTAGTTTGTGATAGAAGCAAAAGAGTTTGGAAAGAAAtccatgatcatatttattatcttgtaaagtgatgttttgctttgcattttttatttgggaggttttgctgtcgctggaggaagccagtgctgtccaccgaccggagaaacattaaagaagtattggatgcgttaacaaatatgacattaattaatatgtgATTGATTGATATGTGAAGTGATTGATGTTTAgacttctcattacatttacatgacgttTACATAAGGCATTAGGCAGACGCTTTcatatagagatttaaaaagtaaGGAAGGAAAGCGTGAAGAGTTGTCATTACGTTCTTTATATGTGTAgaaaaataagtaggctatatttgtatataatgtatataataataataataataataacaacaatataGATGTATAACAacaatatataatacagaaaatattataatataaaatgtatatcaacattattataaacattataattatagcctagtatttgattatagtGTATGTGATTATTGCATACgagtggttttaggttttcttgaatttttgcatacatttagaagaaattttgataAGATATGTTCTTGAAAACATCCGTAAGTCCACAAATTTGAACGTACGCATACTTAGTGAATAACACCCAATATTTGCCCGAGATACAACTAtgtgaaaatctggaatctgagggtgtaaaaactaaatattgagaaaatcatctttaaagttgtccaaatgaagtctttagaaatgcatattactaatgataaataaatttttttagggctgtcaaaagattaattgcgattaatcgcatcaaaaataagtttttttgcataatttgtgtgtgtgcactgtgtgtaattattttatatatttaattaaatataaatacacacaaaatgtatataagaaacatttgcatgtatatttatatatttttttatattatatataaataaataaaaaaactaactaactacatgtatgtgtgtatttatataaacataatatatatacacacagaccacacacacattatgcaaacacaaatttttattttgtatgtgatttatcGCGATTattcttttgacagccctattttttttttattttttacagtacaaaaatATCCTAATAgagcatgatctttacttaatatcaatgattttttggcattaaaaaaaaatcattcttagacaaaaatacattgtatggatTAAAATGATTACTTACTACAAAATAACCATGCAACCCGCACCTGGTTTTGTGGTCAATGGTCACGTATTTTATAATGGCACTGCACTTTTACAACTATAGCTAAAACACATGACGGCACAAAATGCGGCAGTACTGTTGATAAATATCAGCTATTTTTAATATTGCACAACGTTATCGTGTTACAGGTGTTATCAGTGCTCTTATGTTTCGAGGATCTTGGCTTTACTATGACCCAAATTCATATTCGTGTAACCCCGCCTCACGACCCAGAGTACCACAGAGAGGAATAAAACACAAGAGGTCCGGCTGTGATGTAAATAAAACGTAGTGTGAAATTTGATCTCAATAATTTGCAACCGATGGGTATATTACAGTACCTGGAATCCGTGCCCCAGTGCATGGCGTAGATTTTAGCCAAATGTCCTCGCAGTGTTCTCCTTGTACGCATCTGGATTCGGCCAACAGGGTCGATGTTGGCTGTGATCTGAAAACATATTGGCAAATTAAAAACAGTGTCACAGATGTTGCCTGTATGAGGCGTATTAAATCAGTGTTACttaaattaacatatatttacttaaaatttaaataaaggaTTTTTAACCCTTACCTGTGATAGTGTAGCATCTGCACAAGCTTTCCTTGCATCCTACAATACCAAAAAACAAAAGGGGAAATACCTGTTAAGAATGTTGAACCAGCCTGGTAAGGTTATTTCTAGGTTTGTTGTGAACTTGCTGACATTTCATACATCACTGGTTTTCAAGCGATGGGTCACAGCCCAAAAATGTGAGAAAACCACAGCACAAATGCATCTGTTCTTTGGCAATAAACATTTAGCTTAAGAagcatttagttttttttagctTTCACAGaattaaaaagtacattttacaGTTCAGCCTACATGCCAAATAGTTAACGTTTTTACTTCATAATAATGATAATTTTGGTACTCTATGGGGTGACCAAAAAATCTGGTGCCTAAAGCAAAAATAGTAACTACTTTCACAATGTATATCTGTAGTGCGGCACGATAACTGAGAACCAATAAACAATTCAAGCTTAGGTTCGTGAAGCATTATGTAAATATGTGAAGTATTTAGATGGAGAAAGGCCTTCGCTGTAATTTCCTTCTGGAGAAATTTGAGGAAGCAGAACAGTTACAGTAAAGGTTCTTCCTGCACCgtgtaaaatatgtaaataaacacCCGCTCTATTCAAATGTCTTTTGGCTATGCAAATTTTGTAGAGTAACAACAGACTACCAGCTAACAGATAATAATGGACACAGGCAGAAGCCTCAGGTGAAACCTATTACACAATGCAGGCAAACAAACACAAGTATATAGGTTAAAACGCAATACTGGTCCGAAATCATAAAGATGCTTGATTATGGGCAAAATCATAATCaagattattttggtaaaaatcataattaacACCATTACTAAGTGAGTAATATGTGTCAAAGCGTGGTGCCTTACAAACACATCGGTCAAGCAGCATGCAATTTTATatctataatatatatatatttttaatcgCACAATAATAGTTTGACTTccattatcttgtttttgtaattggttgaattaaaaatttaaattaaaaaacgaTTAAGTGCACAGCCCAACTTTAAgttgtattaaaatgtaaatgcacaATTTTATTTGGTCCTTAATACATTAGGACAAGAACCAAGGAGATAAATCATGTAGGGATTAACGATATATATCGCCCTATAATCGGTATGGCACGTTCCGTGTGAATTGAGCATTGCTGCGGGAAacgcacgagttgaaaaatctgaacttcagcAGATTtccgcgccacgttaaccaatcagggcctgtagtagtgacgtgattacaggaagtgagcggagtctcagcggactggcagaagcccctcccatgacgcgaatttctaCGTGACTgtcttgaatgactagaatttcacgcacgaatgaagcaagtaaactcaaatgttcaatcgtccaactacgcgcgaatagcgcgcttttgccacctctaccgcggctggtgtgaatgcaccattagagGTGCACAAAATTTGTCGAAAATGGCTATATATCGGTTTCGAGCTGGAAAAAAATGCCAAAAAAcgaaagctgaaaatgaatgTTGCCCCCCCCAaaattacatcattttaaaaccaTAGTGCCACATAGTGTGTTTGGCTTCACAGGGTTGCACTGATCAGCGGGGTTGCCGCGGCACGAGTGCGCATAGGAAGCTTTTGAATTATGCATGGTACTGATGCTATACGCAGGTCTGCACAGCTTACGACGACGTCAAACACacacccagtctttactaccatAGGCGCTTGTAACGCTAACCAGATATCCAAATGCCGCCATaaccacaaaaaaaataaataaaataaaagtaaacccACACAGTCATCGTATCTCGAGCAATAGATTACTCGTGCCCATCTTTAATGTCATTCTAATTCTAAAATTATAGTTCAGCTTCTACGCATATGTGGGGTCCATGTACAATAAATGtgatgcaaattttgtcatcagaATAGTATGCGTGCACTGTACGCGAATTGCCGGATTTTTGCAACCGTGCGTACTTTGCATTAGGGTCCTGCATGTGTCTATAGGAGAATATAGTATGTAGACCAGGAGATGCACTGCATTTTGTTgcaatgcgcatgcgtcgaACGTGTGTACACGAATGAGTTAATTAAattatgctttgcaaggctgtgcatagACGGTAGGTTCgcgtacacgtaaaaaacaaactatactcCAGACTTTAGTAATcgaatatctgtatcggcacaGAAATGATCACCCATTTATTACAGCAGTTACACCACCGCTGTGAAAACAACAGCCTGtatatttgaagaaaaaacaaatTAGGCATCATTTGCCTAAACATACCGCATTCACTTGGTCATTCTTTTCTCATTTGACAAT
This genomic interval from Misgurnus anguillicaudatus chromosome 8, ASM2758022v2, whole genome shotgun sequence contains the following:
- the gnb1b gene encoding guanine nucleotide binding protein (G protein), beta polypeptide 1b; the encoded protein is MSELDQLRQEAEQLKNQIRDARKACADATLSQITANIDPVGRIQMRTRRTLRGHLAKIYAMHWGTDSRLLVSASQDGKLIIWDSYTTNKVHAIPLRSSWVMTCAYAPSGNYVACGGLDNICSIYSLKTREGNVRVSRELAGHTGYLSCCRFLDDNQIVTSSGDTTCALWDIETGQQTTTFAGHTGDVMSLSLAPDTRLFVSGACDASAKLWDIREGMCRQTFTGHESDINAICFFPNGNAFATGSDDATCRLFDLRADQELMVYSHDNIICGITSVAFSKSGRLLLAGYDDFNCNVWDTLKADRAGVLAGHDNRVSCLGVTDDGMAVATGSWDSFLKIWN